TCCTCAATCCACAAagtgcagttcataatgtctatgtttcTGCTTATGCTTCCCCCGGCCTCCATACTATGTACTGGCATGCAGTACAATAAGTGGTAAATTGGAGCACTTTAAATCtagggagctggggagacatttgtttttacacAAAGATAGAATTATATATAGAACAGCTCAAATttccctttctatatttatttacataaaaattgCTTCACTTTCTCTGCGAGAAGCAATACAAAGCCAAGCAGATCTAACAAGATTTAGTAAAACATTGAAAAGATTCAGATGGTTGTCATCATAAGGTATTTATAATGTACACATTTATACAGAAATTTGTACAGGTCAATATCACATAGTGTCGCATACACATAACGATATACTGTGATGTCACACtgtgataaaataaaacatgctGTATGCCACCTATCCAATCCATACTAAAGATATTACCTTAAATAATTTGAGAGCAGCTGAATTGAACCCAGTCTGGGAGTTTGTCAGTTACATACCTCATTCATAAACAAAGAGACTGATTAGTGACAAAAGATTAACGGGTgctcttaaaggggcattagttGTCGTAGTCACATTTACTGATTGTTATCAAACAGACTGAAACAGCTGCTCTATAGTACCTAAAATCCTGCTTTATAGTACCTAAAATCATGCACCATTTGACATATTAAAATTCATACATCCAATACAATTTTTTGTTATGGTTTTGACAGtaaaatttcttttgtttgaATAGAAACAATGATGGAAAGATTATTGTGTGGAAGTAAATAATTTAGAGAAATTCTacataattttcttaaaattgaaTTGGAGGGCAAAtgcttttatacatgtatgtgaaaattCTCTAAATCTTGAAATTACATATAAGTATTTGTATAGGGACTGCGACATGTTATATATACTGACATATATCATCAGAAAAAAGGTATCTGATGCTAAATCTCCACATAGGAATAGAACAAGaactaagggagataattcataCATTACTAACCTGAAACGCGTGCACATGATTTACAAATACACAGGCAACTTTAATGATATTACACattaattatacatatacatacatgtaattaagaaCAAAGGAACATAATGAAAAGCAAATAGaaagaaaagtttatatatatatatatatatatacacacaatcaGAGACCACCATAGCTGTATATAGCATGCGACACAAGACTATCTATTGAACCGCTAACAGAGTTTAtcgaaaaatttcaaatgaagatgTCCATTCTTACAGGCCTAATTCCCAAATAATGTTCTTGAGTTCAACCTATTAAACTGACATGCCTAAACCACCCCAACAGAAATATGCAACTATAGTCCGGAAGTGCAATCTAGCTCCCTCCATCTGATGTCATGCCCGATGCCACAGTCGTCATCAGTGGAGTCATGTCACCAACAGCAACGAAATGGACATCGTTTTGAGGATTTGCAATATCCCTTAGGAATGATGCATATCCAGGAAACTCAAACCTAGCCACGTCCCCTTCCTTCAAACAAACGCCCTTTATCAAGTAGTCACCATTGTCATCAGAGGTGGTCAGGGGTTCACAAGGACAATCACGGAGATAGACCGACACGTTGACCATTGGTGTGTTTCCTGTTGTGGCATCCCGGACGGTACCGGTCAAAGTGACATCCGGACAGGAACACAACGAAGTGCAGCATGATGGGATTGCTACGTGGTGGAAATTCTTGTTGCATGTTTTacctgttgaaaaataatatcatAAAGACATTGGTTACAAAATAACACGCACTGCATATTGAGGTAAGCCTATACATTTATGACTTAAACACTTTAATTATCAATATGTTGTACGGTATTTATTTGAAGTCGACTGGGACTCAAACCCAGGTCTACGACCAACCGTGCTGGTCCTCTACCAAGCAACCAGTAATACCGAAACCCAGGTCTATGGCAAACCGTGCTGCTCTTCTACTGAGCAACCGGTGGGAACAAACCCAAGTCTCTCTCCAGAAGAATTATTGGGATCTTTGAGACCCAGTGTGATTATGTCAGGTGTAATTAAAACATGGAAAACTCAAGAGACATATTTATGGTGTAGAGTGGAGATGGTGAGGGATACACAATTCAGATATAGAGATGAAGCTGAACAATAAAGGAAGAGACAAAACCTTCTGGGTGAAGCTGAAAGCTGATTGGATAATGCAGGTCAAGTGTGTATAATGTCCACCAGGCCTCCTGTCAGGGAACCAGACAACAGACATCTACAGACAATACTCAGCTCTCCTGTCAGGGAAGCAGACTACAGACATCTAAATACAATACTCAACTCTCCGGTCAGGGAACCAGACAACAGACATCTACAGACAACACTCAGCTCTCCTATCAGGGAACCAGACAACAGACATCTACAGACAATACTCAGCTCTCCTGTCAGGGAACCAGATAACAGACATCTACAGACTCAGGCCTGGGCTGTCAGGGAACCAGAAACAGACATCTACAGACAACATACAGCTCTCCTATCAGGGAACCAGACAACAGACATCTACAGACAATACTCAAGACTGGGCTGTCAGGGAACCAGACTACAGACATCTACAGACAACACCCAGCTCTCCTGTCAGGGAACCAGACAACAGACATCTACAGACAACACTCAGCCCTCCTGTCAGGGAACCAGACAACATACATCTACAGACAATACTCAGGCCTGGGCTGTCAGGGAACCAAACTACAGACATCTACAGACAACACTCAGCTCTCCTGTCAGGGAACCAGACAACAGATAATACTCAGCTCTCCTGTCAGGGAACCAGACAACAGACATCTACAGACAATACTCAGCTCTCCGGTCAGGGAACCAGACTACAGACATCTACAGACAATACTTGTACTTATAACCATTTGCACTAATCAAAGTTAAAGGAATTTCTCTAACTTCTGACATGCGCACAACAATTATTAGCTGTATCAATCAACCTTTAAATGTGGAATGCAGTACACTGAACCTGTAAGTTCTAGTAGCCAGTTTCAATGACTTTATCATTCCATCATTTATTAAACAAGAACCCGTGTCTCTAATTAATTTAAGCTGTATAGGTCTTGCACTGTATCTGCATACAACTAGGTGTGTTGGGGCAAGACAAATGCCTCCacccaagggccataactctgcCAAAAAAGTTAACCAACTGGATCTAAATAAGTACTTAACTGCGTatttatcaccagtgtgagatcgactttactcAAGTGAAACAGCCATATATATTGTAAGATTTTTCCGTCTTCCATTGCTGTCACGTCGTTATCCCGTTTTCTATGATTTTGAGGACATGTAGCAGTAaaatttagatgtgatatttaacTTTCTGAGGGGCAGTCTTGGAATTTTTTAGTGTACACATTAATTGTAAACTATTTTTGGTATCATCTTTTTTGAATGTCtactttgtttttaaatttaagttcaaatgaagaatttaaatCTTCTGAAAGCTCTTGAATTGCATTAAACTGtagataaaatgtgagaaagacaatccttcattatttatttaaggAAATTCACCGAGAGGACAAGGTTTGCTTCTGTAGGACTAggcaaaatattgtaatataaaatacaaatgtagcATGAGTATGTAATTCATAAAGAAGTCAACATTTTGATCTATCGTGGAAGAACCTGTTATAATTTTAATCTCAATTTTTATCATGAATTGTGAGAATCAATATTGACAACATATTTTGGATTTGAACAGCATGATAATTGATTccatgtaaatatcattaatgattcAGATTATTATTTatgatatgattttattttggtTCTTAAGTATAGTTGACTTGAGACGTAAATCCATAAACCAACACTAATGGGCCATATGCTACACTGTAGGAAGGATATCTTTAAATGATCCGGGGAAAACTCAGCGGACTGGGGAATTAAATTAATtgggtttctttttttttttctgataaaataaaacatttatattgtaCTCCGCAATGGAGTAGCATAGAAGTCAGTCATTTAATGAGGAAAAGAGCACTTTTAAGGACTTTGAATTAATTATCTAGGGTAGGATGGTCCAGCGTCGACCGATTGTgttttgaactacatgtatgtgaatttAAAGCAAATATCCATTGCTAGAGTTGAAATTATTTCCTAATTGCTCTCATTTTGtgtttaatgaataaaaattaggAATATAGGGACATTGTAAAAAAAGGGTTACTTTGACCTTTTATGGGGGTCATTGGACCACATACCTATCATCCACCTTGGTTTGTCGGTATATTTAGTTTTCTCGTCCTTGTATGAAAATTTCCGGATTTTCTAAAGttctaaatgtattttttttttatttataaatttttaatttcacaaatattgacataagacacaagaacatttgtcattttttttttctaaccaCTTTCACACTCACACTCATACTTTTGTTGGCAAGTGCttgcatttttaatataattgtaaaagaaaatgataacaATACAGAGCTCTGAATGTATTTAATTGCAATGCTATACATACGTATATTGTTCACCagtgttttatgttttaattatataaaaataaaaaaactgtACAAGTCTACCCAAAGAGAGGAGTCGCGATTTGTTTTCAGAAAGACAATTAATCTAAATAGACAGAGACAATCGCGTACAGCACGCAGCACTAGTGGTACTTATCTGTTGAATGGATATTGCGCTAAATATTAAAGGGGGAATTATGAAAATATGCATTGTAAGTTATGAAATATTAAAGAATATATcgtttatatattaattattcaACCAAAGTATGATATATTTTGACCAAAACTTGGAACTATCCGAAACAGATGCGGGAGGATTTTATCGATGGTGATAACCTATTCCCCCCCGTACATCGATGACTTGGACGAGTCCAATGTTACATACGGTAACTACCGCGCCTTTTAATTGATCAGACGGGCAATTTATggcatatatgtacattttttatcATAACAATTATCTGTataagaaattatttatataaaaaagtaGCCGTgcctttttgaatttttttttacttgcattTGCACGTCTCTTCAATGAAATAGAACTTCAGAACTCAAAATTAAAAGTCACCGTCGATACAATAAAACTTTGCAGAACACATGActgatatatatagatataatataaacaaataagatACTAATGTACTTATAAATGGCACAGTTACATCAAAGTTACAGATTTCCTTATACCCCTAACGTGCACACAGTGATTCTACTTCATTGCAGTAACAAACGGGaaggctctctctctctctctctctctctctcgtagtATCCATTTACTATATAACCTTCTGCATTCTGCATATTCAAAAATCCAAATCCAAAAAGCTTGTCATTAAAACTTTCTAAATGGCGTATTATCGGTACCCACTAAAATCTACTtcatattcaataaaaaaaaatccaaatccAAAAATCTTACCATTAAAACTTTCTAAAAGGTTTATTATCGGTTTCTTTCAGTTTGAAATCAGAAAAGCAATGGTCCCCCGGATTCATGATTATCAATTAAATAGGATGGAGTTCCGGAAAACTGACACCTGGGTGATGTCGGTGtgtatgttttgatatattatacatatattatgcaGTCAGACCTAGTACAATGTTGTTGAAGCAATGTACCCCGTGGTGGCGTTTGTGGGATTTCGTTTTACAAGATGTGCCCTGCAGCACAGCCTGATGGGATTGTCAGAGATGTAATTCTTATCTTAACCAGGATTACACCGGGAAGACGTATAAATCACACCGACTGAAAAGTAagaaagttttttaaaaatatattatgttattttttcatgaaacaatcatatatatatatatatcttctatgtgtgtatatataggaGATTAGAACCATGTATGTAGATTATACATAGGAATAAATCATTGCTGCAATTTGTGGTGAATATTTTAGGGTTGAATAATTTGTTAATCATTCTATTTATCATAATGTGAACTGTTATGAGAGAACACTGGAGATTGAATCTGCAATGGACTTTAACTTTTAATATTTACTATATGCCTGGTTGTAGTATTCAAGGGCAGTCATTTGTATGGCATATTATAAacaggcttggatttctcgaaaaaatcttaaactcaTGGCTCGAGTTTTTCTTTGATTTGAGCAGTCTCAATTTCAGTAAAATCCCAGATCATATAAGTCAAAGTTTCGACTTCGgttgtaagggggggggggggggcagatcTATACTTTTCCCCCACTATATATCTGACTTTTGTGTTGATCTATGTTAGGTTTTGATACATTGattacagaaaaatatatgtttaagcaaattttttaatcatcattataaatgtaaattactATACAGTGTATGGCCCGGTTTTGTGACTTTTGAGTCTGTATATACACACTGTTACGATGTAATCTGAGTAGTCTAACGTCCCTAGACGGTGGTAGCTTAGACAAGTATACAATGTAGAAACATTCTGAGTGTTTCTGAGGTACCGATCATGTTACTAAACGGGAAGCGCAACgaatgtaaaacaaattaaaaaaggGACAAAgttcgagggggggggggggggtataactGGATTCATGTCATCAAACTAAACTttgacttttttaaaatttgattctGTTTATCTACTGATTTTGCCTGTCCATACCAAAATCTTTGATTCTATTTATAGAAACTCCACGTCTAACATCACAGTGTGAGTAACAATGGACAAACAATCAGAGAGAAGCTGGGCACCACTCATCTAAAACCCTCTCCCTACTCAGTCTGACTGACCCCAGTAAACCAGCTGTCCGCGTCTGTTGTCTGAGTGATTGACGTCTGTCGTCGTTATGCTGATTCTAGCGGTGATTACGGGGATTATAATATGGCGTATTGTCATTTACTGTCAACAGGACAAGGAGGAAGAGACCAAGCCAGTCTCCATGAGAATCAAGCTGAAACAGACCGTAATCAAGTACAAAGTTTATATCGCTGTGGGGAGCTGCGTCTCCTCCGTCGTGGGGGGCCTCTGGATCTATTTCATGTACATCCATCCGCTCCTCGGGAACGATCTAGACTTCCACTTCGAGGCCCACTGGGAAATCGGGCCCCAAGAATCGTGGGCTGCTCATTTTGAGATGTTGACTGCATCATCAGAAGTGGAACCCCAGCCCTGTCCACATTTCTCCCGGGAGAACTTTATACACATCATAGAAACCTTCAACAATGTATCCTCGGGGGAATTCCTACACGACACAATGGCGAATGTCAGGGTTTCCCGAGACGCTGGGCTGTTCGGCATGTACGGCGATAACGACAGTTTCCCGGTAGTCGTCTTAGAGACTTCTAGTTATAACTACCGAGCAGTCAGGCACTTCATACGACACAGAGAACAGGTACTGCTACAAACATTCCCCAGTCTAAAGATTCTGGTATACGACATGGGGCTCACGTTTCAGCAGAAGTACAAGCTCCTAAACTGTAGTCAGTGCGAGATCGTGGAGAACCTGCCCGGGGTGCGAGCCTACTATTGGACACCTCTGTTGATTTATCTGTCCCTCCAGAGGTTCCATTCGGTCATCTGGCTGGACCCCTCCTCGGACCTCGATGATGACACGCTGAAAAACATACTGGAGAAAACCGAGACCGAAGAAATTCAGATCGTGTTGAAGAAGGACCTTCCAACAAAGTGGAGCGAGTCTCGCATTCTTAAAACTCTGACCAATCAGCAGAGAGTATCCTCATTTGACATTTTACTGAAGGATGATGGGATTGAGAACCTAGACGACTCCAATACACAAGAAATTCCTATGTCTCAGATGACCCTTATTCAGGACAATTTGTCTTACGGCAGCAATGAAGCATGTCTCACTTTAGTGCCAAGCATTCAATCTGACGTAATCTCAATTAGGCGGAACAATTTCACCATGGAAGCTATTGTACGACCTTGGGTTTTCTGTGCCTTGTCTGGTCAGTGCATTCCGAGTGAAGACTGTCGACCATTCTATTCGTACGATTATCAGATAAAACACCACTGTGACCAAACCGACCACATTCTGAAACGGATTCTAGTGTCCCTATTCAACGACATGTTCGCTAACTTTTACTTCAATAagtaaaatagaaaatatataccTTATTTACTTCGaaatatttattacaaaaaaGCATCAGACCACACCATTCACTGGTCTGGACCAGTGTCTTCTTCAGCGTGAGTGTCGGGCATTTAGTCATTAAACGTGCGAAACTTCAAATTACActtactgtgtgtgtttgtgtgtaggCGGGTGCGGGCGCGTGTGTGATCAGATGAACTTTTGCAGTCGAtatagttgaaataaaatataatccTCAAACGGTATGCCATTTTTACCAATGTCTCACAATTGAGAATTACAACCATTGTATTAAGCAAAGTGGGAAATAAGTGTTGGAAAGCATATCTTACGTGTTGCTACTTTTGTAAGAAAGCATACTCGGTACTACTCAGCATTTACTAGAGCTATTAGAAAACAAAACCAATCAAATCAGCACTTGTGTTTAGAGGATGACAAAATCAGCATTATACTTGTGGTTAAAGAGGGCAAAATCAGctttatacttgtatttaaagAGGGCAAAATCAGCTTTACACTTGTATTTAAAGAGGGCAAAATCAGCTTTACACTTGTATTTAAAGAGGGCAAAATCAGCTTTACACTTGTATTTTAAGAGGGCAAAATCAgttttatacttgtatttaaagagggcaaaatcagttttatacttgtatttaaagAGGGCAAAAACAGctttatacttgtatttaaagAGGACAAAATCAGTtctatacttgtatttaaagAGGGCAAAAACAGctttatacttgtatttaaagAGGGCAAAATCAGCTTTATACTTGTATATAAAGAGGGCAAAATCAGctttatacttgtatttgaagaGGGCAAAATCAGTTTTATACTTGTGGTTAAAGAGGGCGAAATCAGCATCATACTTGTGGTTAAAGAGGGTGAAATCCGCATTATACTTCTGTCTAAAGAGGGCAAAATCAGCTTTACACTTGTATTTAAAGAGGGCAAAATCAGCTTTATACTTGTGATTAAAGAGGGCAAAATCAGCTTTATACTTGTGGTTAAAGAGGGAAAATCAgttttatacttgtatttaaagAGGGCAAAATCAGTTTTATACTTGTGGTTAAAGAGGGCAAAATCCGCATTATACTTCTGTCTAAAGAGGGCAAAATCAGctttatacttgtatttaaagAGGGCAAAATCAGCTTTACACTTGTATTTAAAGAGGGCAAAATCAgttttatacttgtatttaaagAGAGCAAAATCAGTTT
Above is a genomic segment from Ostrea edulis chromosome 3, xbOstEdul1.1, whole genome shotgun sequence containing:
- the LOC125673603 gene encoding uncharacterized protein LOC125673603; its protein translation is MLILAVITGIIIWRIVIYCQQDKEEETKPVSMRIKLKQTVIKYKVYIAVGSCVSSVVGGLWIYFMYIHPLLGNDLDFHFEAHWEIGPQESWAAHFEMLTASSEVEPQPCPHFSRENFIHIIETFNNVSSGEFLHDTMANVRVSRDAGLFGMYGDNDSFPVVVLETSSYNYRAVRHFIRHREQVLLQTFPSLKILVYDMGLTFQQKYKLLNCSQCEIVENLPGVRAYYWTPLLIYLSLQRFHSVIWLDPSSDLDDDTLKNILEKTETEEIQIVLKKDLPTKWSESRILKTLTNQQRVSSFDILLKDDGIENLDDSNTQEIPMSQMTLIQDNLSYGSNEACLTLVPSIQSDVISIRRNNFTMEAIVRPWVFCALSGQCIPSEDCRPFYSYDYQIKHHCDQTDHILKRILVSLFNDMFANFYFNK